One Paraburkholderia phytofirmans OLGA172 genomic window carries:
- the lptF gene encoding LPS export ABC transporter permease LptF, translating into MIFERSLQRELAYTAGAVFMVLLTLVLTTMMIRIVGLAASGEIDPRDVLVLIGLTVIGYLAIMLVATLFVSILFVLTRWYKDSEMVVWLASGVSLTRFIKPIGIFATPIIILIMFFVFVGWPWSNQQSKLLRARFQQRDEVSLLAPGQFRESAASHRVFFIEKMSPDQARVENVFVTSTENGKLNVVVSKTGHTEIHKNGDRFVVLENGRRYDGEPGHPDFRIMEFERYGVKIQSQPVINTPTTTGLSTPALLRNPTNDNLAEFAWRAGLPLIAINLMLLAIPLAHQNPRRSRTINLVMAVLIYLTYSNLLNVVQSWIEQGRMSFGVGLVGLHIIVAAIVVFIFWLRVRNRPLFTRAMFSRSQGA; encoded by the coding sequence ATGATCTTCGAACGCTCCCTCCAGCGCGAACTCGCGTATACGGCTGGTGCCGTGTTCATGGTTCTCCTCACGCTCGTGCTGACGACGATGATGATCCGCATCGTCGGCCTCGCCGCCTCGGGGGAGATCGATCCGCGCGACGTGCTGGTCCTGATCGGCCTGACCGTGATCGGCTACCTGGCCATCATGCTCGTCGCGACCCTGTTCGTGTCGATTCTGTTCGTCCTGACCCGCTGGTACAAAGACTCCGAGATGGTCGTCTGGCTCGCCTCGGGTGTCAGCTTGACCCGCTTCATCAAGCCGATCGGCATCTTCGCCACGCCGATCATCATTCTCATCATGTTCTTCGTGTTCGTCGGCTGGCCGTGGTCGAACCAGCAGAGCAAGCTGCTGCGCGCGCGTTTCCAGCAGCGCGACGAAGTCTCGCTCCTCGCGCCGGGCCAGTTCCGCGAATCGGCTGCCAGCCACCGGGTGTTTTTCATCGAGAAGATGTCGCCCGACCAGGCGCGCGTCGAGAACGTGTTCGTGACCAGCACGGAAAACGGCAAGCTCAACGTGGTCGTGTCGAAGACAGGCCACACCGAAATACACAAGAACGGCGACCGCTTCGTCGTGCTGGAAAACGGCCGCCGCTATGACGGCGAACCGGGCCACCCCGATTTCCGCATCATGGAATTCGAACGCTACGGGGTGAAGATCCAGAGCCAGCCGGTGATCAATACGCCGACTACGACCGGTTTGTCCACCCCCGCGCTGCTGCGCAATCCGACCAACGATAACCTCGCCGAATTCGCGTGGCGCGCGGGCCTGCCGCTGATCGCGATCAACCTGATGCTGCTGGCGATTCCGCTTGCGCATCAGAACCCGCGGCGCAGCCGCACAATCAATCTGGTGATGGCTGTCCTGATCTATCTGACGTATTCGAATCTGTTGAACGTGGTCCAGTCGTGGATCGAGCAAGGCAGGATGTCGTTCGGGGTTGGACTGGTCGGCCTGCACATTATCGTGGCGGCGATCGTCGTGTTCATTTTCTGGCTGCGCGTGCGCAACCGGCCGCTATTCACGCGGGCGATGTTCAGCCGTTCGCAGGGGGCCTGA
- a CDS encoding leucyl aminopeptidase, translating into MDFSIKACDWTKGSSNGFLTGKSDCIVIGVFESQTLSGAALEIDAATKGLLTRIIKAGDMDGKAGTTLFLHEVSGIGASRVLLVGLGKQDAFSQKAYGEAVRAAWRALLGTKIVQVTFTLAQLPILERTADWGVRAAILALRELTYRFTQMKSKPDNAARALKRIVFSVNTGDEKAAKLAAKQGAALANGMDLTRDLGNLSSNVCTPTYLANTAKKLAKDWKLKVEVLGEKQCEALKMGSFLSVTAGSVEPAQFIVLQYHGGAAKAAPVVLVGKGVTFDTGGISLKPGEGMDEMKYDMCGAGSVLGTLRAVAEMGLKINVVGIIPAVENMPSATATKPGDIVTSMKGLTIEVLNTDAEGRLILCDALTYAERFKPAAVIDIATLTGACIIALGHHNSGLFSKDDALAGELLDASREASDPAWRMPLDEEYQEQLKSNFADLANIGGRPAGSVTAACFLSRFTDAYPWAHLDIAGTAWKSGAAKGATGRPVPLLAQFLIDRAADGRAADGGAADGRAAQ; encoded by the coding sequence ATGGACTTTAGCATAAAAGCCTGTGATTGGACCAAAGGCTCGTCAAACGGTTTCCTGACCGGGAAATCCGATTGCATCGTAATCGGCGTGTTCGAGTCGCAAACGCTCTCGGGCGCTGCGCTGGAGATCGACGCGGCTACCAAGGGCCTCCTGACCCGCATCATCAAGGCCGGCGACATGGACGGCAAGGCCGGTACCACGCTGTTCCTGCACGAAGTCTCAGGCATCGGCGCTTCGCGCGTGCTGCTGGTCGGGCTCGGCAAGCAGGATGCTTTCAGCCAGAAAGCCTACGGCGAAGCCGTGCGGGCCGCCTGGCGCGCGCTGCTCGGCACCAAGATCGTCCAGGTCACCTTCACGCTCGCCCAGCTGCCGATCCTCGAGCGCACGGCCGATTGGGGCGTGCGCGCCGCGATTCTCGCGCTGCGCGAGCTGACCTACCGCTTCACGCAGATGAAGAGCAAGCCGGACAACGCGGCGCGCGCCTTGAAGCGCATCGTGTTCAGCGTCAATACGGGCGACGAGAAGGCCGCCAAGCTTGCGGCCAAGCAGGGCGCCGCGCTCGCCAACGGCATGGATCTGACGCGCGACCTCGGCAACCTGTCGAGCAACGTCTGCACGCCGACCTACCTTGCCAACACCGCGAAGAAGCTCGCCAAAGACTGGAAGCTGAAAGTCGAAGTGCTGGGCGAGAAGCAGTGCGAGGCACTCAAGATGGGCTCGTTCCTGTCGGTCACGGCGGGCTCGGTCGAACCGGCTCAGTTCATCGTGCTGCAGTACCACGGCGGCGCCGCGAAGGCCGCGCCGGTGGTGCTGGTCGGCAAGGGTGTCACGTTCGACACCGGCGGCATTTCGCTCAAGCCGGGCGAAGGCATGGACGAGATGAAGTACGACATGTGCGGCGCCGGTTCGGTGCTCGGCACGTTGCGCGCCGTCGCCGAAATGGGCCTGAAAATCAACGTGGTCGGCATCATCCCGGCCGTCGAGAACATGCCGTCGGCCACCGCCACCAAGCCGGGCGACATCGTCACCAGCATGAAGGGCCTGACGATCGAAGTGCTGAACACGGACGCCGAAGGCCGGCTGATCCTGTGCGACGCGCTGACCTATGCCGAGCGCTTCAAGCCGGCAGCGGTGATCGACATCGCCACGCTCACGGGCGCCTGCATCATCGCGCTGGGTCATCACAACAGCGGTCTGTTCTCGAAAGACGACGCGCTGGCGGGCGAACTGCTCGATGCATCGCGTGAAGCATCCGATCCGGCCTGGCGCATGCCGCTCGACGAGGAGTATCAGGAGCAGCTGAAATCGAACTTCGCGGACCTCGCCAACATCGGCGGCCGTCCGGCGGGCAGCGTGACGGCGGCGTGCTTCCTGTCGCGCTTCACTGACGCGTATCCGTGGGCGCATCTGGACATCGCCGGCACCGCATGGAAGAGCGGCGCGGCGAAGGGGGCGACCGGCCGTCCGGTGCCGTTGCTCGCGCAGTTCCTGATCGACAGGGCCGCTGACGGTCGGGCCGCGGACGGCGGGGCCGCGGACGGTCGCGCTGCACAATGA
- a CDS encoding DNA polymerase III subunit chi has translation MTRIDFHSNVGDSLLYACRLIRKAYQAGQPTIVLAEPERLRAFDEQLWTFSPLDFVPHCMAGSPLAAQTPIVLASSLDDVPHHQVLLNLGAAVPAQFARFERLLEVVGNAHAELAAGRERYRFYRDRGYALNNYKQGS, from the coding sequence ATGACGAGAATCGATTTTCACTCGAACGTCGGCGATTCGCTGCTGTATGCCTGCCGCCTGATCCGCAAGGCGTATCAGGCGGGCCAGCCGACCATCGTACTGGCCGAGCCCGAGCGCCTCCGGGCTTTCGACGAACAGTTGTGGACGTTCTCGCCACTCGACTTCGTGCCGCACTGCATGGCGGGCTCGCCGCTAGCCGCGCAAACGCCAATCGTGCTGGCTTCGAGCCTCGATGATGTGCCGCACCATCAGGTGCTGCTCAACCTCGGCGCCGCGGTGCCGGCGCAATTCGCGCGCTTCGAAAGATTGCTGGAAGTGGTCGGCAACGCACACGCTGAACTCGCGGCGGGCCGCGAACGCTATCGTTTCTATCGCGATCGCGGCTATGCTTTGAACAACTACAAGCAAGGCAGCTAG
- a CDS encoding DUF2486 family protein, translating into MSDPNDSSIPVLNEVLVPGKPAEARPAPGGAVAPATQPVSDPETVREPVLAPEPRREPEPVLTPESGHEPEPAPAPETLHARQEPTLAPEPTHVSEQAHPAEPAHPKKRSRAHHAADHRRGHEPAFAPSAGVFDRAEPHAPIEAGAIVPPDIAYETLAQPQPNLDADVIAERLRGRFVGFLTGEGRGIIEARCREALQDHTSWLVNQITREVALALETELTGWVREAADQEVARRSGSA; encoded by the coding sequence GTGTCCGATCCTAACGATAGTTCGATCCCGGTTCTAAACGAGGTTCTCGTACCGGGCAAGCCTGCCGAGGCACGTCCTGCGCCGGGCGGCGCGGTGGCGCCGGCTACGCAGCCGGTATCTGATCCTGAGACTGTGCGAGAACCGGTGCTTGCGCCGGAGCCGAGGCGTGAGCCTGAGCCGGTCCTTACTCCAGAATCCGGGCACGAGCCAGAACCCGCGCCTGCACCGGAAACGTTGCACGCGCGGCAGGAGCCGACGCTCGCGCCGGAGCCCACGCATGTGTCAGAGCAGGCGCATCCGGCGGAGCCGGCTCATCCGAAAAAACGCTCGAGGGCACACCACGCGGCCGATCACCGGCGCGGACATGAGCCGGCCTTCGCGCCGTCAGCGGGTGTCTTCGATCGGGCTGAACCGCATGCGCCGATCGAGGCGGGCGCGATCGTGCCACCGGATATCGCTTACGAAACACTTGCACAGCCGCAGCCGAATCTCGATGCCGACGTTATCGCCGAACGTCTGCGCGGACGGTTCGTGGGTTTTCTGACGGGCGAGGGGCGCGGCATCATCGAAGCACGCTGTCGCGAGGCGTTGCAGGATCACACTTCGTGGCTCGTCAACCAGATCACGCGCGAAGTGGCGCTGGCTCTGGAGACTGAATTGACCGGCTGGGTAAGGGAAGCGGCCGATCAGGAGGTCGCGCGGCGCTCGGGCAGCGCTTGA
- a CDS encoding c-type cytochrome: protein MKSTSYAALAAAGVLSATLGAGSPAAHAEASAGLALAQQQNCMSCHSVTRPFMGPALHDVAAQYAGREDAAAYLKHKILDGSTGVWGRVAMPANTQLTPDQAATLANWVMTLK, encoded by the coding sequence ATGAAATCAACGTCGTATGCGGCGCTTGCAGCGGCCGGCGTGCTGAGCGCTACGTTAGGCGCCGGCAGTCCCGCGGCGCACGCGGAGGCCTCCGCGGGCCTCGCGCTTGCCCAGCAGCAGAACTGCATGAGTTGCCACTCGGTGACGCGCCCATTCATGGGACCGGCGCTGCATGACGTCGCCGCGCAATATGCCGGCCGCGAAGATGCCGCCGCCTATCTGAAGCACAAGATTCTGGACGGCAGCACGGGCGTGTGGGGCCGGGTGGCGATGCCCGCGAATACGCAACTCACGCCCGATCAGGCGGCTACGCTGGCGAACTGGGTGATGACCCTTAAATAA
- the ilvD gene encoding dihydroxy-acid dehydratase, with protein MAYNRRSKNITQGVARSPNRSMYYALGYEKADFDKPMIGIANGHSTITPCNAGLQRLADAAVAAVKGADANPQIFGTPTISDGMSMGTEGMKYSLVSREVISDCIETCVQGQWMDGVVVIGGCDKNMPGGMIGMLRTNVPSIYVYGGTIRPGNWKGTDLTIVSSFEAVGEFTAGRMSQEDFEGVEKNACPSTGSCGGMYTANTMSSSFEALGMSLLYSSTMANPDQEKVDSAAESARVLVEAVKKDLKPRDIVTKKSIENAVAVLMATGGSTNAVLHFLAIAHAAEVEWSIEDFERMRKKVPVICNLKPSGQFVATDLHKAGGIPQVMKILLDAGLLHGDCMTITGKTIAEELKDVPSKPRADQQVIFPIEQALYKEGHLAILKGNLAVDGAVAKITGLKNPVITGPARVFDDEQSALEAILADKIVAGDVVVLRYLGPKGGPGMPEMLAPTSAIIGKGLGESVGLITDGRFSGGTWGMVVGHVAPEAFVGGTIAFVQEGDSITIDAHKLLLQLNIDDAELQRRRAAWQQPKPRYTRGVLAKYSALALPANKGAVTG; from the coding sequence ATGGCATACAACCGTCGTTCGAAGAACATCACGCAAGGCGTGGCGCGCTCACCGAACCGCTCGATGTACTACGCACTCGGCTACGAAAAGGCCGACTTCGACAAGCCGATGATCGGCATCGCCAACGGCCACTCGACCATCACGCCATGTAATGCCGGCCTGCAGCGTCTGGCCGACGCAGCGGTCGCCGCGGTCAAGGGCGCCGACGCGAATCCGCAGATCTTCGGCACGCCGACTATCTCGGACGGCATGTCGATGGGCACCGAAGGCATGAAGTACTCGCTGGTGTCGCGCGAGGTCATCTCCGACTGTATCGAGACGTGCGTGCAGGGCCAGTGGATGGACGGCGTGGTCGTGATCGGCGGCTGCGACAAGAACATGCCGGGCGGCATGATCGGCATGTTGCGCACCAACGTGCCGAGCATCTACGTGTATGGCGGCACGATCCGACCGGGCAACTGGAAGGGCACCGACCTGACCATCGTGTCGTCGTTCGAAGCCGTGGGCGAATTCACGGCCGGCCGGATGTCGCAGGAAGATTTTGAAGGGGTCGAAAAGAACGCATGCCCGTCCACGGGTTCGTGCGGCGGCATGTACACCGCCAACACGATGAGCTCGTCGTTCGAAGCGCTGGGCATGTCGCTGCTGTACTCGTCGACGATGGCGAATCCCGACCAGGAAAAAGTCGACTCGGCAGCCGAATCGGCACGCGTGCTGGTCGAAGCGGTCAAGAAGGATCTGAAGCCGCGCGACATCGTCACGAAGAAGTCGATCGAAAACGCCGTGGCCGTCCTGATGGCGACGGGCGGCTCGACCAACGCGGTGCTGCACTTCCTCGCCATCGCGCATGCGGCGGAAGTGGAATGGAGCATCGAAGACTTCGAGCGCATGCGCAAGAAAGTGCCGGTGATCTGCAACCTGAAGCCGTCGGGCCAGTTCGTCGCGACCGATCTGCATAAGGCGGGCGGCATTCCGCAAGTCATGAAGATTCTGCTCGACGCAGGCCTGCTGCACGGCGATTGCATGACGATCACCGGCAAGACGATCGCTGAAGAACTGAAGGACGTGCCGAGCAAGCCGCGCGCCGATCAGCAAGTAATCTTCCCGATCGAACAGGCGCTGTACAAGGAAGGGCACCTCGCCATCCTGAAGGGCAACCTGGCGGTTGACGGCGCGGTCGCCAAGATCACCGGCCTGAAGAACCCGGTCATCACGGGCCCAGCCCGCGTGTTCGACGATGAGCAAAGCGCGCTGGAAGCCATTCTGGCCGACAAGATCGTCGCCGGCGACGTGGTGGTGCTGCGCTACCTCGGTCCGAAGGGTGGCCCTGGCATGCCGGAAATGCTCGCGCCGACCTCGGCGATCATCGGCAAGGGTCTCGGCGAAAGCGTCGGCCTGATCACCGACGGCCGCTTCTCGGGCGGCACATGGGGCATGGTGGTCGGTCACGTCGCGCCGGAAGCATTCGTGGGCGGCACGATCGCGTTCGTGCAGGAAGGCGACTCGATCACGATCGACGCACACAAGCTGCTCCTGCAGCTGAACATCGACGACGCCGAACTGCAGCGCCGCCGCGCCGCATGGCAACAGCCGAAGCCGCGTTACACGCGTGGCGTGCTGGCGAAGTACTCCGCGTTGGCGCTGCCGGCCAACAAGGGTGCAGTGACGGGCTAA
- a CDS encoding LysR family transcriptional regulator yields MLPAIPDLRQLRYFVTVAEEKHFGRAAARLSMTQPPLSQAIRALEETLGVELFARTKRSVELTPVGADLLPEVQRLLASAEGLRPLAQSLARGEAGVLSLAFVSTADYGLLPLLLRDFGARHPRVRLELTEATSDVQVDELVAGRIDAGLVIAPLPSRHATQLSWLPIAREPLVIAMSTETAVRAGSAAGSKADPHAEWLDTPISLRDVADEPLVIFPRRLAPGFYDIIMDCYGVAGLAPRVGQEAIQMQTIVSLVSAGMGVALVPQSLRNLRRTGVVYRPLSESVPAIETGLVWRTAEVSPVLAGFIEIVRAHAVVEAQFADSRV; encoded by the coding sequence ATGCTGCCTGCCATTCCTGACCTGCGCCAGTTGCGCTATTTCGTGACCGTCGCCGAAGAAAAACACTTCGGGCGAGCGGCCGCGCGCCTTTCCATGACGCAGCCGCCGTTGTCGCAGGCGATTCGGGCGCTGGAGGAGACACTCGGCGTCGAGTTGTTCGCGCGCACCAAGCGCTCGGTCGAACTCACACCGGTGGGTGCCGATCTGTTGCCCGAGGTTCAGCGCCTGCTGGCGAGCGCCGAGGGCCTGCGGCCGTTGGCGCAGAGCCTCGCGCGAGGCGAGGCGGGGGTGCTGTCGCTGGCCTTCGTCTCGACGGCCGATTACGGCCTGCTGCCGTTGCTGTTGCGCGATTTCGGCGCGCGCCATCCACGGGTGCGCCTCGAACTGACCGAAGCCACCAGCGACGTGCAGGTCGACGAACTGGTGGCCGGGCGCATCGATGCAGGCCTCGTGATCGCGCCGCTGCCGTCGCGCCATGCCACCCAGCTCTCGTGGCTGCCGATTGCCCGCGAGCCGCTGGTGATCGCGATGTCGACGGAAACGGCGGTGCGCGCCGGCAGCGCCGCGGGGTCCAAGGCCGACCCGCACGCGGAGTGGCTGGACACGCCGATCAGCTTGCGCGACGTCGCCGACGAGCCGCTCGTGATCTTCCCAAGACGTTTGGCACCAGGCTTTTATGACATCATTATGGATTGCTACGGCGTGGCGGGCCTTGCACCCCGGGTCGGCCAGGAGGCGATCCAGATGCAGACGATCGTGAGCCTCGTGTCGGCCGGAATGGGTGTCGCACTGGTGCCGCAATCGTTACGTAACCTGCGCCGCACCGGCGTCGTGTACCGGCCGCTCTCCGAATCTGTGCCGGCGATCGAGACGGGACTGGTCTGGCGCACGGCGGAGGTGAGTCCGGTGTTGGCCGGCTTCATCGAGATCGTGCGAGCGCATGCCGTCGTCGAAGCGCAGTTCGCTGATTCCCGTGTTTAG
- the lgt gene encoding prolipoprotein diacylglyceryl transferase, with the protein MLIHPNFDPVAIHLGPLAVRWYGLMYLVAFIAAIVVGRLRLRLPYVAAQGWTAKDIDDMLFYGVLGTILGGRLGYVLFYKASFYFAHPLDIFKVWEGGMSFHGGFLGVTLAMVLFAYQRKRSWLQVTDFVAPMVPTGLAAGRLGNFINGELWGRVTDPSAPWAMLFPGAAPDDAGWLTAHPQLAAQWHLNEVFAQYHMLPRHPSELYEIALEGVALFFVLFFFSRKPKPMGAISAVFLIGYGLARFTVEFAREPDDFLGLLAMGLSMGQWLSLPMILVGIGMLIWSYRRARRESAQAVSAN; encoded by the coding sequence ATGCTCATTCACCCGAATTTCGACCCCGTTGCCATTCATCTGGGGCCGCTCGCTGTGCGCTGGTATGGACTGATGTACCTCGTTGCGTTCATCGCGGCGATCGTCGTCGGCCGGTTGCGGCTGCGTTTGCCGTATGTCGCCGCGCAAGGCTGGACCGCTAAAGATATCGACGACATGCTGTTTTACGGCGTGCTCGGAACGATTCTCGGCGGCCGGCTCGGCTATGTGCTGTTCTACAAGGCGAGCTTTTACTTCGCGCATCCGCTCGACATCTTCAAGGTGTGGGAAGGCGGCATGTCGTTTCACGGCGGCTTCCTCGGCGTGACCTTGGCGATGGTGCTGTTCGCGTATCAACGCAAACGCTCATGGCTCCAGGTCACCGATTTCGTTGCGCCGATGGTGCCGACCGGGCTCGCGGCAGGACGTCTCGGCAACTTTATCAACGGCGAGTTGTGGGGGCGTGTGACCGATCCGTCGGCGCCGTGGGCGATGCTGTTTCCAGGCGCCGCGCCGGACGACGCGGGGTGGCTCACCGCGCATCCGCAACTGGCCGCGCAATGGCATCTGAACGAAGTGTTCGCGCAATATCACATGCTGCCACGTCATCCGTCGGAGTTGTATGAGATTGCGCTCGAAGGCGTGGCGCTGTTTTTCGTGCTGTTCTTCTTCTCGCGCAAGCCGAAGCCGATGGGCGCGATTTCCGCGGTGTTTCTGATCGGCTACGGCCTCGCGCGCTTCACGGTGGAATTCGCGCGTGAACCGGACGACTTCCTTGGGCTTCTGGCAATGGGCCTCTCGATGGGCCAATGGCTCTCGCTGCCAATGATCCTCGTGGGCATCGGCATGCTGATTTGGTCCTATCGCCGTGCGCGGCGAGAATCGGCGCAGGCGGTTAGCGCGAACTGA
- a CDS encoding SIMPL domain-containing protein (The SIMPL domain is named for its presence in mouse protein SIMPL (signalling molecule that associates with mouse pelle-like kinase). Bacterial member BP26, from Brucella, was shown to assemble into a channel-like structure, while YggE from E. coli has been associated with resistance to oxidative stress.) — MTKNTTRALALALICAAPAALALTPAMARAQSVTQYQPAGVLSLNAQASAEVPQDVVNITLFYEQEASDPSALTSTLNQRADAALQKAKGLNGVTARTGSFSIYPSTDRDGRISAWRGRTEVVLESHDFAAASKLAGQMASIMQVGNVQFSLSPEAQRAAEQKLTGEAIKSFREQAASSAQAFGYNGYSIREVNVGHNGVMPRPMMMMSARAMSADAKASAPVPLEGGTSTVTVNVSGSVQMK, encoded by the coding sequence ATGACGAAAAACACCACACGTGCACTCGCGCTCGCTCTCATATGCGCCGCCCCTGCCGCGCTCGCGCTGACACCGGCCATGGCCCGCGCGCAGAGCGTCACGCAGTATCAGCCGGCGGGCGTACTGTCGCTGAATGCGCAGGCAAGCGCGGAAGTGCCGCAAGACGTCGTCAATATCACGCTGTTCTACGAGCAAGAAGCGAGCGATCCGTCCGCGCTCACCTCCACGCTGAATCAGCGCGCCGATGCGGCGCTGCAAAAAGCCAAGGGGCTGAACGGTGTAACGGCCCGTACCGGTTCCTTCTCAATCTACCCGTCCACCGATCGTGACGGCCGCATTTCCGCATGGCGCGGCCGTACTGAAGTTGTGCTCGAATCGCACGACTTCGCCGCGGCGTCGAAACTCGCAGGCCAGATGGCATCGATCATGCAGGTCGGCAACGTGCAGTTCTCACTATCGCCTGAAGCACAGCGTGCCGCGGAGCAGAAGCTCACCGGTGAAGCCATCAAGTCGTTCCGCGAGCAAGCCGCTTCGTCGGCGCAGGCATTCGGCTACAACGGCTATTCGATTCGTGAGGTCAACGTCGGGCACAACGGCGTCATGCCTCGCCCAATGATGATGATGAGCGCGCGTGCCATGAGCGCCGATGCGAAGGCATCCGCGCCGGTACCGCTCGAAGGCGGAACGTCGACCGTGACGGTCAACGTGTCGGGCTCGGTGCAGATGAAGTAA
- a CDS encoding EVE domain-containing protein: MRYWLMKSEPDEASIDHLAQAPQHTLPWTGVRNYQARNFMRDMMQVGDGVLFYHSSCPEPGIAGLAEVSSTAYPDPTQFDRKSPYYDPKSSQETPRWLLVDVVFKKKIPLIPLAALREHEELKDMRVLARGNRLSITPVTEAEWRFITKRLV; this comes from the coding sequence ATGCGCTACTGGCTAATGAAGTCCGAACCGGACGAAGCAAGCATCGACCATCTCGCTCAGGCACCGCAGCACACATTGCCGTGGACTGGTGTGCGCAACTATCAGGCGCGCAACTTCATGCGCGACATGATGCAGGTCGGCGACGGCGTGCTGTTCTATCACTCGAGTTGCCCTGAGCCGGGCATCGCCGGGCTCGCGGAGGTATCGTCCACCGCCTATCCGGATCCGACTCAGTTCGACAGGAAGAGTCCCTACTACGACCCGAAGTCGTCGCAGGAAACGCCGCGCTGGCTACTCGTCGATGTGGTGTTCAAGAAGAAGATTCCGTTGATTCCGCTTGCGGCGCTGCGCGAGCATGAGGAATTGAAGGACATGCGCGTGCTCGCCAGAGGCAACCGCCTGTCGATCACGCCGGTGACCGAAGCCGAATGGCGCTTCATCACCAAACGTCTTGTTTGA
- a CDS encoding cell division protein ZapA, which yields MTTKQIEVSILGVPYRLACSPETEGALLEAVARVDAEMSKIRNSSNVRGTDRIAVMAALSLASELLKLQTSVRHGEAFPAEEIRRTMHQMNEQLGTVIQQYSMQ from the coding sequence ATGACCACCAAGCAGATCGAAGTATCGATTCTCGGCGTGCCCTATCGCCTCGCCTGCTCGCCGGAAACTGAAGGCGCGCTGCTCGAAGCGGTGGCACGCGTCGACGCCGAGATGTCGAAGATCCGCAATAGCAGCAACGTACGCGGCACGGATCGCATTGCCGTCATGGCTGCGCTGTCGCTGGCATCGGAACTGCTTAAGCTGCAAACGAGCGTGCGACACGGGGAAGCATTTCCCGCGGAAGAAATCCGGCGTACAATGCACCAAATGAACGAACAACTGGGTACTGTGATTCAGCAGTACAGCATGCAGTAA